Proteins from a genomic interval of Vicinamibacterales bacterium:
- the dnaN gene encoding DNA polymerase III subunit beta has protein sequence MELVARKADLVRELQFFQQIVERKNTIPILANVLLEATGNEVTLLATDLEVALRSRCEAAVAKPGSVTLPAKKFYEVVRSLPDGDVNIETDKGGTTVKVSGGQFSSKMPTLPREDFPSLPEAGAGAKATIKGKSLLQMVQKTQFAITGEDTRYYLNGAQFVLRPDSMTFVATDGHRLALVNVPHEGAKGDDIKAILPRKTLAELGRLLADSDVDVKYERGENHLFFEIGPRLLISRMIDGQFPAYEKVIPKGNDKHIEFERDRLTQAVKRVAILSNERSRAVKMVLDKGKVEVTSSSPEFGEAREPIAIEYSGPSLTICFNAQYVLDFLGVVETEVVALELKDEVSQAVMKPVGADGYDYTYVIMPMRV, from the coding sequence ATGGAACTGGTCGCCAGGAAAGCCGATCTTGTGCGGGAACTGCAATTTTTTCAGCAGATCGTCGAGCGCAAGAACACCATCCCCATCCTGGCGAACGTGCTGCTCGAAGCCACGGGCAACGAGGTGACGCTGCTCGCCACCGACCTCGAAGTCGCGCTACGCAGCCGCTGTGAAGCTGCAGTGGCCAAGCCTGGCTCGGTCACGCTCCCCGCGAAGAAGTTCTACGAAGTAGTCCGCTCGTTGCCGGACGGCGACGTCAACATCGAGACCGACAAGGGCGGCACCACGGTAAAGGTTTCGGGCGGGCAGTTCAGCTCGAAAATGCCGACGCTGCCCCGCGAGGATTTTCCGAGCCTGCCGGAAGCCGGCGCGGGCGCCAAGGCGACCATTAAGGGCAAGTCGCTCCTGCAGATGGTGCAGAAGACGCAATTTGCCATCACTGGTGAAGACACGCGGTATTACCTCAACGGCGCGCAGTTCGTGCTCCGTCCCGACTCGATGACGTTTGTCGCCACCGACGGCCACCGGCTGGCGCTGGTGAACGTGCCGCACGAAGGTGCCAAGGGCGACGACATCAAGGCCATCCTGCCGCGCAAGACGCTGGCGGAGCTCGGCCGCCTGCTCGCCGACAGCGACGTCGACGTCAAATACGAACGCGGCGAAAACCACCTGTTCTTCGAGATCGGTCCGCGGCTGCTGATCTCGCGGATGATCGACGGGCAGTTCCCCGCCTACGAAAAAGTCATTCCTAAGGGCAACGACAAGCACATCGAGTTCGAGCGCGACCGGCTGACGCAGGCGGTGAAGCGCGTCGCCATCCTCTCGAACGAACGCTCGCGCGCGGTGAAGATGGTGCTCGACAAGGGCAAGGTCGAGGTCACCTCGAGCAGCCCGGAGTTTGGTGAGGCGCGCGAGCCGATCGCGATCGAATACAGCGGCCCCTCGCTGACCATCTGCTTCAACGCCCAGTATGTCCTCGACTTCCTGGGTGTTGTCGAAACGGAAGTGGTGGCGCTCGAGCTCAAAGACGAGGTGAGCCAGGCCGTGATGAAACCCGTGGGAGCCGACGGCTACGACTACACCTACGTGATCATGCCGATGCGCGTGTGA
- the gyrB gene encoding DNA topoisomerase (ATP-hydrolyzing) subunit B, whose translation MSQTEQPENQAGLGGANGNASNGHADYGAESIKVLEGLEAVRKRPAMYIGSTGPAGLHHLVYEIVDNSIDEALAGYCTEVNVTIHLDNSVTVIDNGRGIPTDMHESGRPAAEIALTVLHAGGKFDNTSYKVSGGLHGVGVSVVNALSERLELEIWRNHQTHQQSYERGKPMNDLVVTGTTQRRGTKVTFKPDVQIFEITEFSFDTLAQRLRELAFLNAGLIVTLDDERESGKNHRFHYDGGIASFVEHLNKNKGVINEKVVFMHGNRDGIDAEIALQWNDGYNPQEFSFANNINTHEGGTHLSGFRAALTRTVNAYANGNNLTKDLKDATISGDDIREGMTAVISVKIPNPQFEGQTKTKLGNTEVKGIVEAIVNDKLGAFLEENPALAKKIVQKTVDAARARDAARKARDLVRRKGALDGLSLPGKLADCQERDPAQAEIYIVEGESAGGSAKQGRDRRFQAILPIKGKILNVERARLDRMLSSDEIKTMIAALGCGIGTDDFDIDKLRYHRVIIMTDADVDGSHIRTLLLTFFYRQMPMLVDRGHIYIAQPPLFRAKRGKSETFIKDERALENFLVHRAVDSRLVRSADGIEYSGAELEKLLHGIIAYRNVLSTIERRGHARDLVEALLDREVRERSFFEQQPGLQGLADQVTTPIRDVTLERDEEHNTWSLRIDDRASGYSRIDKIGYEFVTSGEYRTLAASYSEIKNVVRALRIGPVEARVTAGAKPVEDVEEAEADEGLSADEKDALGAIGLTPGATPPPAPAAKGGPVAIRSIDEFIEHFITLGRKGVAINRYKGLGEMNPETLWSTTMNPEIRTLLQVRAEDHTEADSMFTTLMGDQVEPRRKFIEDNALDVKNLDI comes from the coding sequence ATGTCCCAAACGGAACAACCAGAAAACCAGGCCGGTCTCGGCGGCGCCAACGGCAACGCGAGCAACGGCCACGCCGACTACGGCGCCGAAAGCATCAAGGTCCTCGAAGGCCTCGAGGCGGTCCGCAAGCGCCCGGCGATGTACATCGGCTCGACGGGGCCGGCCGGCTTGCACCACCTCGTCTACGAAATCGTCGATAACTCGATCGACGAAGCGCTGGCTGGTTACTGCACCGAAGTCAACGTCACCATTCACCTCGACAACTCGGTCACGGTCATCGACAACGGCCGCGGCATTCCCACCGACATGCACGAGAGCGGCCGTCCCGCGGCCGAAATCGCGCTCACGGTGCTGCACGCCGGCGGCAAGTTCGACAACACCAGCTACAAGGTGTCCGGCGGCCTCCACGGCGTCGGCGTCTCGGTGGTCAACGCGCTGTCGGAACGGCTCGAGCTTGAAATCTGGCGCAACCACCAGACCCACCAGCAGAGTTACGAGCGCGGCAAGCCGATGAACGATCTCGTCGTCACCGGGACGACGCAGCGCCGCGGCACCAAGGTCACGTTCAAGCCGGACGTGCAGATTTTCGAGATCACCGAGTTCAGCTTCGACACGCTGGCGCAACGCCTGCGCGAGCTGGCGTTCCTGAACGCCGGCCTCATCGTCACGCTCGACGATGAGCGGGAGAGCGGCAAGAACCACCGCTTCCACTACGACGGCGGCATCGCCTCCTTTGTCGAGCACCTGAACAAGAACAAGGGCGTGATCAACGAGAAGGTCGTGTTCATGCACGGCAACCGCGACGGCATCGACGCCGAGATCGCGTTGCAGTGGAACGACGGCTACAACCCGCAGGAATTCTCGTTCGCCAACAACATCAACACGCACGAAGGCGGCACGCACCTGTCGGGCTTCCGCGCGGCGCTGACGCGCACGGTGAACGCCTACGCCAACGGCAACAACCTGACGAAAGACCTGAAAGACGCGACCATCAGCGGAGACGACATCCGCGAGGGCATGACCGCCGTCATCAGCGTCAAGATTCCGAACCCGCAGTTCGAGGGCCAGACCAAGACCAAGCTCGGCAACACCGAGGTCAAGGGCATCGTCGAGGCGATCGTCAACGACAAGCTCGGCGCCTTTCTTGAAGAGAACCCGGCGCTGGCCAAGAAGATTGTCCAGAAGACCGTGGACGCGGCCCGGGCGCGCGATGCGGCCCGCAAGGCGCGCGACCTGGTTCGCCGCAAGGGCGCGCTCGACGGCCTGTCGCTGCCCGGCAAGCTGGCCGACTGCCAGGAACGCGACCCCGCCCAGGCCGAGATTTACATCGTCGAAGGCGAGTCGGCAGGCGGTTCGGCGAAGCAGGGCCGCGACCGGCGCTTCCAGGCCATCCTGCCGATCAAGGGCAAGATCCTGAACGTGGAGCGGGCGCGGCTCGACCGCATGCTCAGCTCCGACGAAATCAAGACGATGATCGCGGCGCTCGGCTGCGGCATCGGCACCGACGATTTCGACATCGACAAGCTGCGCTACCACCGCGTCATCATCATGACCGACGCCGACGTCGACGGCTCGCACATCCGCACGCTGCTGCTGACGTTTTTCTACCGGCAGATGCCGATGCTGGTGGACCGCGGGCACATCTACATTGCCCAGCCGCCGCTGTTCCGCGCCAAGCGGGGCAAGTCGGAGACGTTCATCAAGGACGAGCGCGCGCTCGAGAACTTCCTGGTCCACCGTGCGGTTGATTCGCGCCTGGTCCGCTCGGCCGACGGCATCGAATACAGCGGCGCCGAACTCGAGAAGCTGCTGCACGGCATCATCGCCTACCGCAACGTGCTGTCCACGATCGAGCGCCGCGGGCACGCCCGCGACCTGGTCGAGGCGCTGCTCGATCGCGAGGTCCGCGAGCGATCGTTCTTCGAACAGCAGCCGGGCCTCCAGGGGCTGGCCGACCAGGTGACGACGCCGATCCGCGACGTCACGCTGGAGCGGGACGAGGAACACAACACCTGGTCGCTGCGCATCGACGACCGCGCCTCCGGCTACTCGCGCATCGACAAGATTGGCTACGAGTTCGTGACTTCCGGCGAGTACCGCACGCTGGCGGCCAGTTATTCGGAAATCAAGAACGTGGTCCGCGCCCTGCGTATCGGCCCGGTCGAAGCGCGCGTGACCGCCGGCGCCAAGCCGGTGGAGGACGTCGAGGAGGCCGAAGCCGATGAGGGCTTGAGCGCCGACGAGAAGGACGCGCTCGGCGCCATTGGCCTCACGCCCGGCGCGACACCGCCGCCCGCGCCCGCGGCCAAGGGCGGCCCGGTGGCGATTCGGTCGATCGACGAGTTCATCGAGCACTTCATCACGCTGGGCCGCAAGGGCGTGGCCATCAACCGCTACAAGGGCCTCGGTGAAATGAATCCCGAAACGCTCTGGAGCACGACGATGAACCCGGAGATCCGGACGCTGTTGCAGGTGCGGGCCGAAGATCACACCGAAGCGGATTCGATGTTCACCACGCTGATGGGCGACCAGGTCGAGCCGCGGCGCAAGTTCATCGAAGACAACGCCCTCGACGTCAAGAACCTGGATATTTAA
- the gyrA gene encoding DNA gyrase subunit A: protein MPQTEQNRTPVNIEDEMKRSYLDYAMSVIIGRALPDVRDGLKPAHRRVLYAMSQMGLASNRAYRKCAKVIGEVIGNYHPHGDQPAYDTLVRLAQDFNMRKTLVDGQGNFGSVDGDPPAAYRYTEARLEALAESLMEDLDKDTVDYVPNFDETTTEPTVFPATYPNLLVNGSTGIAVGMATNIPPHNLGEVIDGVIWIIENTLMGGEVTFSREQKVKELIRLIPGPDFPTGGSIVGKRGIHEAYLTGRGSIQVRAKTEIETTKKGDRQQIIVHEIPYQLNKTRLLERIAELVRDKAIEGISDLRDESDRDGMRIVIELKRGEVGEVVLNNLYKHTQLQQSFGIITLAIVAGRPKVLSLLEVIEHFIDFRREVVRRRIAFELRKAEARAHILDGLKIALDHLDAVIKLIRASKNPPEAKAGLVTQFGLSEVQSQAILDMQLQRLTGLERDKILGELAELKELIARLKNILANQPLLLKIILDELRAVKAKFSDPRRTQLIEDESELSIMDLIADEDVAISVTDTGYIKRTPITTYRTQNRGGKGRIGMRTRDEDVVNHLFVASTHSFLLVFSDRGRAYWLKVHEIPDVGADSKGKSVANLVQMEAGEKIASLLAVREFDDTHFIVMGTRKGTIKKTELSAYSNPRAGGIIAMGIDEGDAVIDVQLSDGLSEIFIGTKDGKAIRFAEGDVRGMGRTAYGVRGIQLREGDEVVAMQVAKAGGTLLTVTEKGYAKNTLIDEYRVTNRGGLGVKNVEVTDKNGPVVAITQVHDNEELLVITEQGKILRTPANEIRTIGRATQGVRLMDLEGEDKIVSVALVEKAEEVQNGSGEVQDGAEEVPKGSDPGETE, encoded by the coding sequence ATGCCGCAGACCGAGCAGAACCGCACGCCCGTCAACATCGAAGACGAGATGAAACGCTCGTACCTGGATTACGCGATGAGCGTAATCATCGGGCGCGCGCTGCCAGACGTCCGCGACGGCCTCAAGCCCGCCCATCGCCGCGTGCTCTACGCGATGAGCCAGATGGGCCTGGCCTCCAACCGCGCTTACCGCAAGTGCGCGAAGGTGATCGGCGAAGTCATCGGTAATTACCACCCGCACGGCGACCAGCCGGCCTACGACACGCTGGTCCGCCTGGCGCAGGACTTCAACATGCGCAAGACCCTGGTCGATGGCCAGGGTAACTTCGGTTCGGTTGACGGCGACCCGCCGGCCGCCTATCGATACACCGAAGCCAGGCTCGAGGCGCTTGCCGAAAGCCTGATGGAAGACCTCGATAAGGACACGGTCGACTACGTCCCGAACTTCGACGAGACGACGACCGAGCCGACGGTGTTCCCGGCGACCTATCCGAACCTGCTGGTGAACGGCTCGACCGGCATCGCCGTGGGCATGGCCACCAACATCCCGCCCCACAACCTGGGCGAGGTGATCGACGGCGTGATCTGGATCATCGAGAACACGCTGATGGGCGGCGAGGTCACCTTTAGCCGCGAGCAGAAGGTCAAGGAACTGATCCGGCTGATCCCCGGCCCCGACTTCCCGACCGGCGGCAGCATTGTCGGCAAGCGCGGCATCCACGAGGCCTACCTGACCGGCCGCGGCTCGATCCAGGTGCGCGCCAAGACTGAGATCGAGACCACCAAGAAGGGCGATCGCCAGCAGATCATCGTCCACGAGATCCCGTATCAGCTGAACAAGACGCGGCTGCTCGAGCGGATCGCGGAACTGGTGCGCGACAAGGCGATCGAAGGCATTTCGGACCTGCGCGACGAGTCGGACCGCGACGGCATGCGCATCGTGATCGAGCTGAAGCGCGGCGAAGTCGGCGAGGTGGTGCTCAACAACCTCTACAAGCACACCCAGCTGCAGCAGTCGTTCGGCATCATCACGCTGGCCATCGTCGCCGGCCGCCCGAAGGTGTTGAGCCTGCTCGAGGTGATCGAGCACTTCATCGACTTCCGCCGCGAGGTGGTGCGCCGCCGCATCGCGTTCGAGCTGCGCAAGGCCGAGGCCCGCGCGCACATCCTCGACGGCCTGAAGATCGCGCTCGACCACCTCGACGCGGTGATCAAGCTGATTCGCGCGTCGAAGAACCCGCCCGAAGCCAAGGCCGGGCTGGTCACGCAGTTCGGGTTGTCGGAGGTCCAGTCGCAGGCGATCCTCGACATGCAGCTGCAGCGCCTGACCGGCCTCGAGCGCGACAAGATTCTCGGCGAGCTGGCGGAACTCAAGGAGCTGATCGCCCGGCTCAAGAACATCCTCGCCAACCAGCCGCTGCTGCTCAAGATCATCCTCGACGAGCTGCGGGCGGTGAAGGCGAAGTTCTCCGATCCCCGCCGCACGCAGCTGATCGAGGACGAGAGCGAGCTGAGCATCATGGACCTGATCGCCGACGAAGACGTCGCGATCTCGGTCACCGACACCGGCTACATCAAGCGCACGCCGATCACGACCTACCGCACGCAGAACCGCGGCGGCAAGGGCCGCATCGGCATGCGGACCCGCGACGAGGACGTGGTCAATCACCTGTTCGTCGCCTCGACGCACTCGTTCCTGCTGGTGTTTTCGGATCGCGGCCGCGCTTATTGGCTGAAGGTCCACGAAATCCCCGACGTCGGCGCCGACAGCAAGGGCAAGTCGGTGGCCAACCTGGTGCAGATGGAGGCCGGCGAGAAGATTGCCTCGCTGCTGGCGGTGCGCGAGTTCGACGACACGCACTTCATCGTGATGGGCACGCGCAAGGGCACGATCAAGAAGACCGAGCTGTCGGCCTACTCGAACCCGCGCGCCGGCGGCATCATCGCCATGGGCATCGACGAGGGCGACGCCGTGATCGACGTCCAGCTGTCGGACGGCCTGAGCGAGATCTTCATCGGCACCAAGGACGGCAAGGCCATCCGCTTCGCGGAAGGCGACGTCCGCGGCATGGGCCGCACGGCGTATGGCGTTCGCGGCATCCAGTTGCGCGAAGGCGACGAAGTGGTCGCGATGCAGGTCGCCAAGGCGGGCGGCACGCTGCTGACGGTCACCGAAAAGGGCTACGCCAAGAACACCTTGATCGACGAGTATCGCGTCACCAACCGCGGCGGCCTGGGCGTCAAGAACGTCGAGGTGACCGACAAGAACGGTCCCGTGGTGGCGATTACGCAGGTGCACGACAACGAAGAGCTGCTCGTGATCACCGAACAGGGCAAGATCCTGCGCACGCCCGCCAACGAGATTCGCACCATCGGCCGCGCCACGCAGGGCGTGCGCCTCATGGACCTTGAGGGCGAAGACAAGATCGTGTCGGTCGCGCTTGTGGAGAAGGCTGAAGAGGTTCAGAACGGTTCTGGAGAAGTTCAGGACGGTGCTGAAGAGGTTCCGAAGGGTTCTGATCCAGGAGAAACAGAATGA